A genomic segment from Neodiprion lecontei isolate iyNeoLeco1 chromosome 1, iyNeoLeco1.1, whole genome shotgun sequence encodes:
- the LOC107224838 gene encoding uncharacterized protein LOC107224838, protein MDPVAAAKAFVKDTLSVEFFQDKSDLLNKIVRAFFEKVPFQNISTSILPPEQRFPTEQVIIENGISLKGGLNIHNNCFLKMLLEALSYKVHLVAASVVHPPKSKAPRRFGNHCAILVRDLEKPGDLHLVDVGSGYPVFKAVPLDRLPYTATDVTLTYRFVEECGQWHREHKDAYSETWTRFVTYDKEAVQASPAEVFKGPVEELFQEDWLVAGVTAIRYPQPGSSAIPDVPDFGRDYDYVLRIVNDKITFGNSSGYTWEEPVPLDQLVSVFQTYFPTVPKDQVQRKVQILSEEAAGCKY, encoded by the exons ATGGATCCTGTCGCAGCAGCCAAAGCCTTTGTCAAGGATACACTGTCCGTGGAATTTTTCCAGGACAAATCTGACCTGCTGAACAAAATCGTCAGAGCCTTTTTCGAGAAAGTGCCGTTCCAG AACATTTCTACGAGCATTCTTCCTCCCGAGCAACGCTTCCCGACGGAACAGGTGATCATAGAGAACGGTATCAGCTTAAAGGGCGGGCTGAACATCCACAACAACTGCTTTCTCAAAATGTTGCTCGAAGCGCTGAGTTACAAGGTTCACCTCGTGGCGGCGAGCGTCGTGCATCCTCCAAAGTCCAAGGCGCCGAGACGCTTCGGAAATCATTGCGCCATCTTGGTTCGAGATTTGGAGAAACCCGGCGATCTTCACCTCGTCGATGTCGGCTCTGGCTACCCCGTCTTCAAGGCTGTTCCTCTCGACCGTCTTCCTTACACGGCGACTGACGTCACTCTGACGTACAGATTCGTCGAAGAATGCGGACAATGGCACAGAGAGCACAAG GATGCGTATAGCGAGACGTGGACGCGATTCGTGACGTACGACAAGGAGGCGGTGCAGGCGAGTCCTGCGGAAGTGTTCAAAGGACCGGTCGAGGAGCTTTTTCAGGAAGATTGGCTCGTCGCCGGCGTCACGGCCATCCGCTACCCGCAGCCGGGGTCATCGGCCATCCCGGATGTCCCGGACTTTGGCAGGGACTACGACTACGTCCTCCGCATAGTCAACGACAAGATCACCTTCGGGAACAGCTCGGGATACACGTGGGAGGAACCGGTACCGTTGGACCAGCTAGTCTCCGTATTTCAGACCTACTTTCCAACCGTGCCGAAGGACCAGGTTCAACGAAAGGTTCAGATCCTTTCGGAGGAGGCAGCCGGCTGCAagtactga